A part of Paramisgurnus dabryanus chromosome 15, PD_genome_1.1, whole genome shotgun sequence genomic DNA contains:
- the osbpl11 gene encoding oxysterol-binding protein-related protein 11, whose translation MQTEAVVEHHSGLQSSCRTGSKSWQYSDLMEKVDGYLMKYTNLVTGWQYRYFVLNNEAGLLEYFVNEQSKNQKPRGSLPLAGAVISPSDEDSHTFTVNAISGEQYKLRASDAKERQHWVSRLQVCAQHHTEEMGKTNPPLQTRSVSMMSQGSSPGSQHKVSQNTNSMLGLSQLQRSSSLYSNRKSTLPDHLMEAREMMNQVQGQHRDLIQSIEGLPPSQGPSPLDQDLLLLKATSLATMTCLSDCLQILHLQQMARQKFPLGGPAIEWLEPKLPDILKNGGTLPSLTKDDGKTEGAVLDHLEMDSCDIVGEPEEIDFSQEVDDSSLDEEEELGAVEEERSVILHLLSQLKLGMDLTRVVLPTFILEKRSLLEMYADFMSHPDLFVAITDGPSPMERMVRFVEYYLTSFHEGRKGAIAKKPYNPIIGETFHCSWRVPKATASPTGVSKEGTSCTSDCYEVRFVAEQVSHHPPVSGFYAECQERQMCVNTHVWTKSKFMGMSIGVSMIGEGNLHLLEHGEEYTFSLPSAYARSILTVPWVELGGKVNVNCAKTGYSAVITFQTKPFYGGKLHRVNAEVKHNPTNSVVCRVQGEWNGTLEFAYTSGETRVTDVTNLPVTRKRVRPNELQGPYESRRLWQHVTESLKERDMEKATEHKHFLEERQRKEERHRAETQTPWRTKYFESKGDGWVYHQSLWKTAARSSSPVLPQPNP comes from the exons ATGCAGACCGAAGCTGTAGTGGAGCATCATAGCGGCTTACAGAGTTCCTGCAGGACGGGCTCCAAATCCTGGCAGTACAG TGATCTGATGGAAAAAGTGGATGGATATTTGATGAAGTACACCAATCTTGTGACTGGATGGCAGTATCG ATATTTCGTTCTCAACAATGAGGCAGGGCTGCTTGAATACTTTGTGAATGAGCAGTCCAAGAATCAGAAACCACGGGGCTCACTGCCGCTAGCCGGTGCTGTGATTTCACCGAGCGATGAAGACTCGCACACCTTCACTGTCAATGCCATCAGCGGAGAGCAATACAAACTCAGAG CCTCGGATGCAAAGGAGCGCCAACACTGGGTCAGCCGGCTGCAGGTCTGTGCCCAGCACCATACAGAGGAGATGGGCAAG ACAAATCCCCCTCTGCAGACTCGTAGCGTCTCCATGATGTCTCAGGGCAGCTCTCCAGGATCTCAGCACAAGGTCAGCCAGAACACAAACTCTATGTTGGGTTTGTCCCAGCTACAGCGCAGTTCGTCTCTGTATTCAAACCGGAAGTCCACGCTACCTGATCACCTAATGGAAGCCAGAGAG ATGATGAATCAGGTCCAGGGCCAGCACAGAGACCTGATCCAGAGCATTGAGGGTCTGCCGCCCTCCCAGGGTCCGTCTCCATTGGACCAAGACCTGTTGCTGTTGAaagccacatcattggccaccaTGACCTGCCTCAGTGACTGCCTGCAAATTCTCCATCTCCAGCAAATGGCTCGCCAGAAATTTCCTCTTGGTG GCCCCGCCATCGAGTGGCTGGAACCAAAACTTCCAGACATCCTAAAGAATGGAGGAACATTACCCAGCCTCACCAAAGACGATGGAAAAACAGAAGGAGCGGTTCTGGATCATTTGGAAATGGACTCTTGCGATATTGTCGGG GAGCCGGAGGAGATTGATTTCTCACAGGAGGTGGATGACTCCTCTCTGGATGAAGAGGAAGAGCTGGGTGCTGTCGAAGAGGAGCGCAGTGTCATTCTGCACCTCCTCTCTCAGCTCAAACTGGGAATGGACCTCACCAGG GTGGTGCTCCCTACCTTCATATTAGAAAAGCGGTCTCTTCTGGAGATGTACGCAGACTTCATGTCACACCCGGACCTTTTCGTGGCCATCACCGATGGTCCCAGCCCGATGGAGCGCATGGTCCGATTTGTGGAATATTACCTCACTTCTTTCCACGAAGGTCGCAAAGGTGCCATTGCCAAGAAGCCCTACAACCCCATCATAGGAGAAACTTTCCACTGCTCTTGGAGAGTACCCAAAGCGACGGCATCACCTACAGGGGTCTCGAAAGAGGGGACTTCATGCACTTCGGACTGCTACGAGGTCCGCTTTGTGGCTGAGCAGGTTTCCCATCATCCACCCGTGTCGGGCTTCTATGCAGAATGCCAGGAGAGGCAGATGTGTGTCAACACGCATGTGTGGACCAAGAGCAAGTTTATGGGCATGTCCATTGGTGTCTCCATGATTGGAGAAG GTAACCTGCACCTGTTGGAGCATGGTGAAGAATACACCTTCAGTTTGCCCTCTGCATATGCCCGCTCTATCCTCACTGTGCCCTGGGTGGAACTGGGAGGAAAGGTCAATGTCAACTGCGCCAAGACAGGCTACTCTGCAGTCATCACCTTTCAGACAAAACCCTTCTATGGGGGCAAGCTGCACAG AGTGAATGCAGAGGTCAAACACAACCCCACCAATTCGGTGGTGTGTCGCGTGCAGGGCGAGTGGAACGGCACACTGGAGTTTGCCTACACAAGCGGGGAGACCCGTGTCACAGATGTTACCAATCTTCCTGTCACCAGAAAAAGAGTACGCCCCAATGAGCTTCAGGGACCCTATGAATCCAG GCGGTTGTGGCAACATGTGACAGAGTCACTAAAAGAAAGAGACATGGAGAAAGCCACAGAACACAAGCACTTCCTGGAGGAAAGGCAAAGAAAAGAGGAGAGACATCGTGCAGAGACACAGACACCGTGGAGGACCAAATATTTTGAAAGCAAA GGTGATGGCTGGGTGTATCACCAATCGCTGTGGAAAACGGCAGCTCGAAGCTCTTCCCCGGTTCTCCCTCAGCCCAACCCGTGA